Part of the Carassius auratus strain Wakin unplaced genomic scaffold, ASM336829v1 scaf_tig00214714_1_2670353, whole genome shotgun sequence genome, aatctaatatgtaaaaaaaaaaaaatctgattttaagatttgtattaagtttgattcatttatattaataatagtaaataattttctaaatctCTTTACAGTGTAGTGAAATACatcattattattacagtaatattgtattataaaatatgttttcataaaCCTCAGTACAGGTGTGTTAGCAGCAAAACTCTTACCTGTCCATTTTTCATAAGATCCGCCCACATACTAGTTCCATCTCCTCCTCTCATGAGGACATTGTATGTGAAGAAGTACGTTCCTGGAAACTTGCACACAAATTTCCCAGTCGATCCATCGTAGTTATTCCCAATGTTTGTAACTATGTCGTCAAACCTCAGAACCTCATAGCCCTCCTGTGGGTTTCGCAGACCTGCGTAAAAGGCCACACGGGGTCCCATGCTATAGACAGCTGTCCCCATTCCCGTAGCTGTTCTTCCACCCAGAGCAATGTCCGGTCGTTCTGTCTGGTTTTTATTTCCCGGTGGCCCCATTGGTCCTGGAGGACCTGGCTCTCCGGGTGGTCCTGGAGGTCCCGGAGGTCCTGGTAGCCCTGGTTTTCCTTGACGGCCGGGTTTGCCCTGTGGTCCGTGGGCATAGGTGGGCAAAAGGGGTCCCATGCTATGATCAGTCAGCGCCTCAGCTTCCAACTGAGTATTAGTTATAGCCGTGCCTGTACCAATACCGGCCACAGTGCCAGTTTTTTCCAAGAATGGATCGCAGACCATTCGGCAAGTGCCGAGCATCTCATACTGACCTCCGTTTTCACTGCTTCCCGCCAGATGAACCAGAACAGGAATGAGAACCACCAACACCAAGAGCAGCATGACAGCCACGCCAGCCCCCAGCAGGGTCTTCCGTCCCAGGCTGAAGCGGGAAAGCGGCTGTGCCGCCAGCACGGAGCTCTCGCCGCAAGCCGGAATATTGACCTCTGGAAGTGAGAGGGAAAAGCTCCCTCAGTGTCAGGTGCTC contains:
- the c1ql1l gene encoding C1q-related factor — translated: MLLLVLVVLIPVLVHLAGSSENGGQYEMLGTCRMVCDPFLEKTGTVAGIGTGTAITNTQLEAEALTDHSMGPLLPTYAHGPQGKPGRQGKPGLPGPPGPPGPPGEPGPPGPMGPPGNKNQTERPDIALGGRTATGMGTAVYSMGPRVAFYAGLRNPQEGYEVLRFDDIVTNIGNNYDGSTGKFVCKFPGTYFFTYNVLMRGGDGTSMWADLMKNGQVRASAIAQDQDQSYDYASNTVILHLDPGDEIFIKLDGGKAHGGNSNKYSTFAGFILYSD